GTCAACTTCGATGGCAAGACATGCGGCTCCGTTCATCGTTGCGGCGAGCGGTTGTGCGCCACCCATACCGCCGAGTCCGGCGGTGACGAGCAATCTCCCTGCAAGCGAGCCGCCGAAATATTTTTCTGCACACGCGGCAAACGTTTCATAGGTTCCCTGCAAAATTCCTTGTGAACCGATATAAATCCAACTGCCGGCGGTCATTTGTCCGTACATTGTTAAACCGAGCGCTTCGAGTCTGCGAAACTCATCCCACGTCGCCCAATGCGGAACGAGCATCGAATTGGAAATAAGAACGCGCGGCGCATCCGTATGCGTTTTGAAAACGCCCACCGGCTTTCCTGACTGGACGAGAAGTGTTTCGTCGTTCTCTAACTTTTTCAGTGTGCTTACAATTGCATCGAAACATTCCCAATTGCGAGCGGCTTTTCCGGTTCCGCCATAGACGATGAGTTCGTCCGGCTTCTCGGCAACTTCTGGGTCAAGATTGTTCATTAACATACGCAAGGCGGCTTCCTGAATCCAGCCCTTGCAATTGAGTTGTGTTCCTCGCGGACTTATTATTGTTCTGTTCATTGTTTTGAGTTTCGGGTGTTGAGTTTTGATTCTTTGTTATTTGCTGGTTGATTTGTAAGCGATGGCGGAAATTTCAATTCGCGCATCTTTTGGCAACGCGGCAACCTGCACCGTTGCACGTGTAGGATAATTTCCTTCCTGAAAATGCTTGGCGTACACAGCGTTCATCTTTGCAAAATCGTTGATGTCTTTGAGATAAACTGTTGTCGAAACGACATCGCTTGAATCGTAGCCTGCGCTTTTCAGTATATTCATCAGATTGTGTAATGCTTGTTTTGTTTCCGTTTCGATGTCGGCGGTTTCGAGTTTTCCTGTTTCGGAATTCAAGGCAATCTGACCTGAAACAAAAAGAAAATTCCCGACCTGCTGCGCCGGGCTGTACGGTCCTATTGTCTTCGCATCGGTGATTGCTCTTTGCTCCATCATGGATGCAAGTTCTTCTCTTATCACCTCTTGAATTTGTTGTTTGCTCGGCGCGCATCCAATCACTATCACACATATCATTATGTATGGAAATATTTTGTTTAATGTCATTTGTCAATCGTCATTTGTAATTTGTGATTGGTGAGTAGTGAGTGGTTAGTAGAGAGTTACTGCTCTTTGCTCTACGCCCTACGCTCTCATCTCACAGCTTAAAGTTTATATC
This sequence is a window from Ignavibacteriota bacterium. Protein-coding genes within it:
- a CDS encoding deaminase codes for the protein MMEQRAITDAKTIGPYSPAQQVGNFLFVSGQIALNSETGKLETADIETETKQALHNLMNILKSAGYDSSDVVSTTVYLKDINDFAKMNAVYAKHFQEGNYPTRATVQVAALPKDARIEISAIAYKSTSK